A window of the Nitrospiraceae bacterium genome harbors these coding sequences:
- a CDS encoding c-type cytochrome: MVDLMKEALSMGWVAFAALIGLLIYFQVSISDPVAKRRATFKTFIGIIAAYLLFFAIANYKINFYGESRLLPVSLTIITCTAFMMALYFTNLSALLKIGGFMFLVAAALSGYGNWLPQVEGGFPPKEEKLDFSSMTPQQLADEGEKIIFGGIGQNKVQGAIGKGQCPLCHAFHAGMLGERAPNLLGIPERAAKERLEDPKYHKGEPAKREYVDKEACLGCGTATTGQEYIAESHSCPSCYVVSGYGVKGTNDKESPMPKIHKPPISLSLPELAAVDTWLYVREGREAPSFEEITKSYEKFIPEAERPKMQEDKPAGAGGALLADGTETVDQIFSKAQCIVCHTIPGIPGATGTQGPKLEEGTNAPQRIKDPAYKGVAHSTPEYIMESVVSPSTYVVKGFPDNLMPKVFGQKLSAGALKKIVDYLSQVKAGAPPPPIPAS; encoded by the coding sequence GTGGTTGATCTGATGAAGGAAGCCCTCTCGATGGGGTGGGTGGCTTTTGCTGCACTCATCGGGCTATTGATCTATTTTCAGGTGTCAATCAGCGACCCTGTTGCGAAAAGGCGCGCGACATTCAAGACCTTTATAGGAATCATCGCGGCGTACTTGTTGTTCTTCGCAATTGCCAACTACAAAATCAATTTCTATGGCGAGTCCCGGCTGTTGCCGGTTTCGCTGACAATCATTACATGCACTGCCTTCATGATGGCGCTGTATTTTACTAATCTCAGCGCGCTGTTGAAGATCGGTGGTTTCATGTTTCTGGTCGCCGCAGCCCTCTCTGGCTACGGGAATTGGCTGCCGCAGGTTGAAGGTGGATTTCCACCCAAGGAAGAGAAGCTCGATTTCAGTTCGATGACTCCACAACAGTTGGCCGACGAGGGTGAGAAGATCATCTTCGGCGGAATTGGCCAAAACAAAGTGCAAGGGGCTATCGGCAAGGGGCAATGCCCGCTCTGCCATGCCTTCCATGCCGGTATGCTTGGTGAGCGGGCTCCTAACCTCTTGGGAATTCCTGAGCGGGCGGCGAAGGAACGGTTGGAGGACCCCAAGTACCACAAGGGTGAGCCGGCCAAGCGTGAATATGTCGATAAGGAAGCATGTCTCGGATGCGGTACCGCCACGACCGGGCAAGAGTACATTGCCGAGTCACACTCCTGTCCCAGTTGCTATGTCGTGTCAGGATACGGGGTGAAGGGCACCAACGATAAAGAGAGCCCGATGCCCAAGATCCATAAGCCACCAATATCGCTTTCGTTGCCTGAACTGGCGGCGGTGGACACGTGGCTCTACGTCCGCGAAGGACGTGAGGCACCGTCCTTCGAAGAAATCACAAAGTCCTACGAAAAATTCATCCCTGAGGCCGAGCGGCCAAAGATGCAGGAGGACAAGCCTGCTGGTGCAGGGGGTGCGCTGCTTGCTGATGGGACAGAGACAGTTGACCAGATTTTCTCGAAGGCTCAGTGCATAGTCTGCCATACGATCCCTGGAATCCCTGGAGCAACCGGTACGCAAGGTCCCAAACTTGAAGAAGGGACGAATGCGCCTCAACGAATCAAGGACCCGGCCTACAAGGGAGTCGCACATAGCACTCCTGAGTACATCATGGAATCAGTGGTATCCCCCAGCACGTACGTCGTCAAGGGGTTTCCTGACAACCTGATGCCGAAGGTATTCGGCCAGAAACTCAGCGCGGGCGCGTTGAAAAAGATCGTCGACTACTTGTCGCAGGTGAAAGCAGGAGCGCCGCCTCCTCCAATTCCTGCTTCCTAA
- a CDS encoding cytochrome c — translation MKALMSVGALVGVVGLLLLVGMILDVVPSNTVRLVEGWMPMQMLTELALFVAGFAGLSYLLSSMGMPLPRFWQGIGFWAFILLYLKYRVYPPIPFSVRAMYGTVSLVAVFMWVSANEEDWKKFKQPILNVLDAQSGGNKMLRYAYLFLLPILIGGFSFNAMKPKSEEPIELRTVHPAPPASTKVHGKTYVLQTSQNPYRVNPEGKYDQEYTNANIVEQGMGRLMKPNANPWDQSSQGYLKYVREGGEIFFQNCHFCHGDNLNGRGLHAFAFNPIPANFTDPGTIAQLQETFIFWRVSKGGIGLPNEGFPWASVMPPWEQHLTVDEIWKVILFEYWHTGYYPRTWD, via the coding sequence ATGAAAGCATTGATGTCAGTTGGCGCACTCGTAGGGGTAGTTGGCCTACTCTTACTAGTCGGGATGATCCTCGACGTCGTCCCGTCTAATACTGTGCGTTTGGTCGAAGGCTGGATGCCGATGCAGATGCTCACGGAGCTAGCTCTATTCGTCGCGGGATTCGCGGGTCTGAGCTATCTACTCAGCTCAATGGGCATGCCGTTGCCACGCTTTTGGCAAGGAATCGGTTTTTGGGCGTTTATCCTCCTTTATCTCAAGTACCGCGTGTATCCGCCCATCCCATTCAGCGTGCGGGCGATGTATGGAACCGTGTCGCTCGTGGCCGTGTTTATGTGGGTCTCAGCGAACGAGGAAGATTGGAAAAAGTTCAAGCAGCCTATTCTCAATGTGTTGGATGCACAGAGCGGCGGGAACAAGATGCTCCGCTACGCCTATCTGTTCTTGCTTCCCATTCTGATCGGCGGATTCTCCTTCAACGCAATGAAGCCGAAGTCTGAGGAGCCCATTGAACTACGGACCGTGCACCCGGCTCCTCCTGCCAGCACAAAGGTGCATGGCAAGACCTATGTGTTGCAAACCTCGCAAAATCCCTATCGCGTCAATCCCGAAGGGAAGTACGATCAGGAATATACCAACGCGAATATCGTCGAACAGGGCATGGGACGGTTGATGAAGCCCAATGCCAATCCTTGGGATCAGAGCAGCCAAGGCTATTTGAAGTATGTGCGTGAAGGAGGAGAGATTTTCTTCCAGAATTGTCACTTCTGCCATGGTGACAACTTGAACGGTCGTGGATTGCACGCCTTTGCCTTCAACCCGATCCCGGCAAACTTCACCGACCCAGGGACCATTGCACAGTTACAGGAGACCTTCATCTTCTGGCGCGTCTCGAAGGGTGGAATCGGATTGCCCAACGAAGGATTCCCCTGGGCCTCGGTTATGCCACCCTGGGAACAGCATCTGACGGTGGACGAGATCTGGAAAGTCATTCTCTTCGAGTATTGGCACACAGGCTACTATCCGCGGACCTGGGATTAA